One window of Candidatus Marinarcus aquaticus genomic DNA carries:
- the cowN gene encoding N(2)-fixation sustaining protein CowN, with product MKKGREDMSQNEIRVDESYISFKNIDCFENACVVIDHMIRVLKDPKNMNIYWEKFMPKIPQAYYSRNPKDDPEEKLLYLVCSNSFYIDDLFEDAQDEVAQLALHKCEQECC from the coding sequence ATGAAAAAAGGAAGAGAAGATATGTCGCAAAATGAAATCAGAGTAGATGAGAGTTATATCAGTTTTAAAAACATTGATTGTTTTGAAAATGCATGTGTTGTGATAGACCACATGATACGAGTTTTAAAAGATCCTAAAAATATGAATATCTATTGGGAAAAGTTTATGCCTAAGATTCCACAAGCATATTACAGTAGAAATCCCAAAGATGATCCTGAAGAGAAACTGCTTTATTTGGTCTGTTCAAACTCTTTTTATATTGATGATTTGTTTGAAGATGCCCAAGATGAAGTTGCACAATTGGCACTTCATAAATGTGAACAAGAGTGTTGTTAA
- the groL gene encoding chaperonin GroEL (60 kDa chaperone family; promotes refolding of misfolded polypeptides especially under stressful conditions; forms two stacked rings of heptamers to form a barrel-shaped 14mer; ends can be capped by GroES; misfolded proteins enter the barrel where they are refolded when GroES binds), which translates to MAKEVLFSDNARNKLFAGVEKLADAVKVTMGPRGRNVLLQKSFGAPNITKDGVSVAREIELADTLENMGAQLVKEVASKTADEAGDGTTTATVLAYSIFKEGLRNVTAGANPISLKRGMDKACESILAQLKASSKEVANKTEIEQVATISANSDKAIGAMIAEAMDKVGKDGVITVEEAKGITDELDVVEGMQFDRGYLSPYFVTNTEKMVAELDNPFILLCDKKISNLKEMLPILEQVNQAGRPLLIIAEDVDGEALATLVVNRLRGSLNIAAVKAPGFGDRRKAMLQDIAVLTGGTVVAEEMGMTLEGSGVEVLGTASKIVIDKDNTTIVDGNGDKAAVEARVGQIRNEIANTTSDYDREKLQERLAKLSGGVAVIKVGAATETEMKEKKDRVDDALSATRAAVEEGIVIGGGAALIRAASKVALELDGDEAIGADIVLRAIKAPMKQIAQNAGFDAGVVVNEVEKAKDENFGFNAATGEYVDMFAAGIVDPAKVERVAMQNAVSVASLLLTTEATVTDIKEDKPAPAMPDMGGMGGMPGMM; encoded by the coding sequence ATGGCAAAAGAAGTATTATTTAGCGATAACGCAAGAAACAAACTGTTTGCAGGTGTTGAAAAATTAGCAGATGCAGTAAAAGTTACAATGGGACCAAGAGGAAGAAATGTACTTTTACAAAAATCATTTGGTGCACCCAACATTACTAAAGATGGTGTTTCCGTGGCACGTGAGATTGAACTTGCAGATACATTAGAAAATATGGGAGCTCAACTTGTAAAAGAGGTGGCTTCAAAAACAGCTGATGAAGCAGGTGATGGAACTACAACTGCAACCGTTTTAGCATACTCTATTTTTAAAGAGGGTCTTAGAAATGTAACGGCTGGAGCAAATCCTATTTCACTTAAAAGAGGAATGGATAAAGCGTGCGAATCAATTTTAGCACAGCTTAAAGCTTCATCAAAAGAGGTGGCAAACAAAACTGAGATTGAGCAAGTTGCAACGATTTCTGCAAACTCTGATAAAGCCATTGGGGCTATGATTGCTGAAGCAATGGACAAAGTAGGAAAAGATGGTGTTATCACTGTTGAAGAGGCAAAAGGTATTACAGATGAACTGGATGTGGTTGAAGGTATGCAGTTTGACCGAGGTTATCTTTCTCCATACTTTGTAACCAATACAGAAAAAATGGTTGCAGAATTGGATAATCCATTTATTCTTTTATGCGATAAAAAAATCTCTAACTTAAAAGAGATGTTACCAATCTTAGAGCAAGTAAATCAAGCGGGACGACCACTGTTAATCATTGCTGAAGATGTAGATGGTGAAGCATTGGCAACATTGGTTGTTAACAGACTTCGAGGTTCATTAAATATTGCTGCAGTAAAAGCGCCAGGTTTTGGTGACAGAAGAAAAGCAATGTTACAAGACATCGCTGTGTTAACAGGTGGTACCGTGGTAGCTGAAGAGATGGGAATGACTTTAGAAGGTTCTGGAGTTGAAGTGCTAGGTACGGCATCTAAAATTGTTATTGACAAAGACAACACAACCATCGTTGATGGTAATGGAGATAAAGCAGCTGTTGAAGCACGAGTAGGGCAAATCAGAAACGAAATTGCAAACACGACAAGTGATTATGACAGAGAGAAACTGCAAGAGAGATTAGCAAAACTTTCTGGTGGGGTTGCTGTTATTAAAGTAGGTGCTGCAACAGAGACAGAGATGAAAGAGAAAAAAGACCGAGTAGATGATGCACTTTCTGCAACACGAGCGGCTGTTGAAGAGGGTATCGTTATTGGTGGTGGAGCTGCACTTATTCGAGCGGCTTCAAAAGTGGCTTTAGAACTCGATGGTGATGAAGCTATTGGAGCAGACATTGTATTAAGAGCAATCAAAGCACCAATGAAACAAATTGCACAAAATGCAGGATTTGATGCAGGTGTGGTTGTAAATGAAGTTGAAAAAGCAAAAGATGAAAACTTTGGATTCAATGCGGCAACGGGTGAATATGTGGATATGTTTGCTGCAGGTATTGTGGATCCTGCAAAAGTTGAAAGAGTGGCAATGCAAAATGCGGTTTCTGTAGCATCACTTCTTTTAACAACTGAAGCAACTGTTACAGACATCAAAGAAGATAAACCAGCTCCAGCTATGCCAGACATGGGTGGAATGGGTGGAATGCCAGGTATGATGTAA
- a CDS encoding polyprenyl synthetase family protein encodes MKQLLEEFETYLNTHLPQSKSFHPNFEKALQEMLRAGGKRFRPMLLLSVVQAKQSLLIKNAMSVALGLELLHTYSLIHDDLPAMDDASLRRGYPTLHTTYDEVTAILVGDALNTHAFNLLANAAFSNDVKIELIKILSSDGGIDGMIIGQAIDCYFENQKVELSQLEFLHIHKTAKLIAASLKMGAIIAGLSDEVQEKLYAFGIDIGLLFQIQDDIIDETQSEEEAGKTTNNDGAKNSFVNLLGLNGAIKSANELANKCKETLNQFDTELNTSLHQLLQKYLYRHQ; translated from the coding sequence ATGAAACAACTACTTGAAGAATTTGAAACGTATTTAAATACGCATTTACCCCAATCAAAAAGTTTCCACCCTAACTTTGAAAAAGCCTTACAAGAGATGCTCCGTGCAGGTGGAAAACGATTTCGTCCAATGCTCTTGTTGAGTGTGGTACAAGCCAAACAATCACTGCTTATAAAAAATGCCATGAGTGTGGCGCTTGGTTTAGAGCTGTTACACACATACTCTTTAATACATGATGATCTGCCTGCGATGGATGATGCCAGTTTACGAAGAGGGTATCCGACACTTCATACAACCTATGATGAAGTCACAGCCATATTAGTTGGGGATGCACTTAATACGCATGCGTTTAATCTGCTTGCCAATGCAGCCTTTTCAAATGATGTGAAAATTGAATTGATTAAAATCCTCTCAAGTGATGGAGGAATTGATGGAATGATCATTGGACAAGCCATTGATTGTTATTTTGAAAATCAAAAAGTGGAACTTTCACAACTGGAGTTTTTACATATTCATAAAACAGCAAAACTTATTGCAGCTTCTCTTAAGATGGGGGCTATTATTGCTGGATTATCGGATGAAGTACAAGAAAAACTCTATGCCTTTGGTATCGATATTGGCTTACTGTTTCAAATTCAAGATGATATTATTGATGAGACTCAAAGTGAAGAGGAAGCGGGGAAAACAACCAATAATGATGGAGCAAAGAACTCTTTTGTGAACCTTTTAGGTTTAAATGGAGCCATCAAAAGTGCCAATGAATTGGCCAACAAGTGTAAAGAGACACTGAATCAATTTGACACCGAATTAAACACAAGCTTACACCAACTGTTGCAAAAATATCTGTACAGACATCAATAA
- the groES gene encoding co-chaperone GroES, which produces MNFQPLGERVLVKRTEVENKTASGIYIPDNAKEKPSTAEVVAVGTEVKDVALKDTIVFGKYAGTELTLEGVDYLILEIKDILGVIK; this is translated from the coding sequence ATGAATTTTCAACCATTAGGTGAAAGAGTTCTTGTAAAAAGAACCGAAGTAGAGAACAAAACCGCAAGTGGAATCTATATTCCAGATAACGCAAAAGAGAAACCATCAACTGCAGAAGTAGTTGCAGTGGGAACAGAAGTTAAAGACGTCGCATTAAAAGATACGATTGTATTTGGTAAATATGCAGGTACTGAGTTGACACTTGAAGGTGTAGATTATTTGATTTTAGAGATAAAAGATATTTTAGGAGTGATTAAGTAA
- a CDS encoding YbaB/EbfC family nucleoid-associated protein: MFDGVDLSKLNLNDVMKQVQDMAEQAKEQNEGKIFTSKAGGGMVEISINGNSEVVDLQIDDSLLEDKDSLQILLISAMNDVIKQSDENKKMMAMNMMGGMNPFGQK, from the coding sequence ATGTTTGATGGCGTAGATTTAAGCAAACTCAATTTAAACGATGTCATGAAACAAGTTCAAGACATGGCCGAACAAGCAAAAGAGCAAAATGAAGGAAAAATCTTCACCTCAAAAGCGGGTGGAGGAATGGTTGAAATCTCAATCAATGGAAACTCTGAAGTGGTGGATTTACAAATTGATGACTCTTTGCTTGAAGATAAAGATTCCTTACAAATTCTTCTAATCAGTGCCATGAATGATGTGATTAAACAATCCGATGAAAACAAAAAAATGATGGCCATGAACATGATGGGTGGTATGAACCCATTTGGTCAAAAATAG
- a CDS encoding ATP-binding protein, whose product MDRFNHKTIFSKLTKLFFIFGLFLIVIATLVMYYLQQQIEESEIEQKSQLVLKYKQHAYVEYIQEAKKLLKSIQNSTFLKRYLKNHNNKNDVEELFYTLAQANSTILQIRYLNEQGQEQIRINKDAAQNRITKVPIHLLQQKDHRYYVDEIKRLKEDETYLSKLDLNIENEQIEVPYVPTLRLANAVYKNNKIVGMIIINLQMKEILDSTVSSDIFNIYLVDEKNNVVYSNDESKNNWSNTLNVYSRINTEEIINKEMLFQSNQHKLYIALKQKDFGNKAIINNTIVVIVLILVSASLFFVYLLRTRVNFILEKFNDQNKYVIQQVKLESIGKLLENLAHQWRQPLNVISSLSSSSKMMMQMDLLKTNELYNNLDQITATCIGLSHTIDDFKNFFKIDSSITSFQLLELKQEALEKLEELLDKNGIAFITDKKSINLKMKGSKNALVQVLMVLIKNSIEAHMSNPSKERYIFFLAQATKENITITIKDNAQGIPSDIMDKIFEPYFTTKHQSQGKGMGLYIVHQVITQQLNGQIEVHNVQYRYNHQLQIGTEFCITLPIQIS is encoded by the coding sequence ATGGACAGATTCAATCATAAAACTATTTTTTCTAAATTGACCAAACTTTTTTTTATATTTGGTTTGTTTCTGATAGTCATTGCTACATTAGTAATGTATTACTTGCAACAACAAATAGAAGAGTCTGAAATTGAACAAAAATCCCAATTGGTCTTAAAATATAAACAACATGCTTATGTTGAATATATTCAAGAGGCCAAAAAACTTTTAAAATCGATACAAAACAGTACATTTTTAAAACGCTATTTAAAAAATCATAACAATAAAAATGATGTTGAAGAGCTTTTTTATACGCTTGCACAAGCTAATAGTACCATACTTCAAATTCGTTATTTAAATGAGCAAGGGCAAGAACAAATTCGTATCAATAAAGATGCGGCTCAAAACCGTATCACTAAAGTTCCAATACACCTATTGCAACAAAAAGATCATCGATATTATGTTGATGAGATAAAGCGTTTAAAAGAGGATGAAACCTATCTTTCAAAATTGGATTTAAATATCGAAAACGAACAAATAGAAGTACCGTATGTCCCCACGCTTCGTTTGGCCAATGCTGTTTATAAAAACAACAAAATTGTGGGCATGATTATTATTAATTTACAAATGAAAGAGATCCTTGATAGTACGGTCAGTTCTGATATTTTTAACATCTATTTGGTGGATGAAAAAAACAATGTGGTTTACAGTAACGATGAGAGCAAAAACAATTGGTCCAATACGTTGAATGTCTATTCTCGAATTAACACCGAAGAGATTATTAATAAAGAGATGCTGTTTCAAAGCAATCAACATAAGCTTTATATTGCACTCAAACAAAAAGATTTTGGAAACAAAGCGATTATTAACAATACCATTGTAGTGATTGTTTTGATACTTGTATCAGCGAGTCTCTTTTTTGTTTATTTATTACGAACACGAGTCAATTTTATTTTGGAAAAATTCAATGATCAAAACAAATATGTGATTCAACAAGTCAAACTTGAATCCATTGGTAAACTTTTAGAAAACTTAGCACACCAATGGCGGCAACCTTTGAATGTCATTTCAAGTTTGTCGTCCAGTTCAAAAATGATGATGCAAATGGATCTTTTAAAAACGAATGAGTTGTATAATAATCTTGACCAAATCACTGCAACGTGTATTGGACTTTCACACACTATTGATGATTTTAAAAACTTCTTCAAAATAGATTCAAGTATCACTTCATTTCAACTTTTAGAGTTAAAGCAAGAAGCATTAGAAAAATTAGAAGAGCTTTTAGATAAAAATGGCATTGCTTTTATCACCGATAAAAAAAGTATTAACCTTAAAATGAAAGGTTCTAAAAATGCTTTGGTTCAAGTCTTGATGGTATTGATTAAAAACTCGATTGAAGCACATATGAGCAATCCTTCAAAAGAGCGTTATATTTTCTTTTTGGCTCAAGCCACTAAAGAGAACATTACCATCACCATTAAAGATAATGCGCAAGGCATACCAAGTGATATTATGGATAAAATATTTGAACCCTATTTTACCACCAAACACCAATCACAAGGCAAAGGAATGGGATTATATATTGTCCATCAAGTCATTACTCAACAACTCAATGGACAAATTGAAGTGCATAATGTGCAGTATCGATATAATCATCAATTACAAATAGGAACAGAGTTTTGTATTACTCTGCCTATTCAAATATCATAA
- a CDS encoding AraC family transcriptional regulator: MQRISTITFEYVLKALCANTKLSMDDMLAFVDLNEEDLKNNPKGIESHKLSDIFRYCIENTQNKTLALDIGQSISYHSLGLLGYLLLNTQTLKEMIEKFAHYQQLVGGYLKFHFSENEHSYKFTIYINENPYIPVPSYHAEVHLSAIVSILTQILGQQVVPSQTFFSQEKIQDLTAYHRLFGENIFFSKDENSILFNKNELNIPVKNSNPSMLGYFENQANAILQDLNQTSYYGKVKTIIVKNIGEHDINIEFVASQMQLSVRTLQNYLKSEKKNFRDAFTAVRMQLADHYLQTTKMDYASIAYLLGYSEASSFFRAYKKWTKKTPSSHKKGIKKGKE, encoded by the coding sequence TTGCAACGAATTTCCACCATTACATTTGAATATGTTTTAAAAGCTTTATGCGCCAACACCAAACTCTCTATGGATGATATGCTTGCTTTTGTCGACTTAAATGAAGAGGATTTAAAAAATAATCCCAAAGGCATAGAAAGCCATAAACTTTCAGATATCTTCAGATACTGTATAGAAAATACTCAAAATAAAACATTGGCTTTGGATATTGGACAGTCAATTTCTTACCACTCCTTAGGTCTTTTAGGTTATTTACTTTTAAATACACAAACACTTAAAGAGATGATTGAAAAATTTGCACACTACCAACAACTCGTAGGTGGGTATTTAAAATTCCATTTCAGTGAAAATGAACACTCTTATAAATTCACCATTTATATCAATGAAAACCCCTATATTCCTGTTCCAAGTTATCATGCAGAGGTACACTTATCTGCAATTGTAAGTATCTTGACTCAAATTCTAGGACAACAAGTTGTTCCTTCTCAAACTTTTTTTTCACAAGAAAAAATTCAAGACTTAACCGCCTATCATCGACTTTTTGGAGAGAATATCTTTTTTAGCAAAGATGAAAACTCCATACTCTTTAATAAGAATGAACTCAATATCCCTGTAAAAAACTCAAACCCCTCAATGTTGGGATATTTTGAGAATCAAGCCAATGCGATTTTACAAGATTTGAATCAAACCTCTTATTATGGAAAAGTGAAAACCATTATTGTAAAAAATATTGGAGAACATGACATCAACATTGAGTTTGTCGCTTCACAAATGCAACTTAGTGTTCGCACCTTGCAAAATTACTTAAAAAGTGAAAAGAAAAACTTCAGAGATGCGTTTACAGCTGTAAGAATGCAACTGGCAGATCACTACTTACAAACAACCAAAATGGATTATGCGAGCATTGCATATTTACTGGGCTACTCAGAAGCGAGCTCTTTTTTCAGAGCCTATAAAAAATGGACGAAGAAAACACCTTCGAGTCACAAAAAGGGCATAAAAAAAGGCAAGGAGTAA